From Pararhizobium sp. A13:
GATGAAGGCGGCCGTCGAGGCGGCGCGCGGCTCGGACCTCTGCCTGCTTGGCGTCACCGTGCTGACCTCGATGGATGCGCAGGACGTCATCGACGCCGGCTACCAGCTTGACTCGCAAGCCCTGGTGCTTCGCCGCGCCGAACAGGCACGGGCGGCCGGCATGGGTGGTATCGTCTGCTCGGCCGAGGAAGCCTCGGCGGTGCGCAAGATCGTCGGTCCCGACATGGCGATCGTCACCCCCGGCATCCGTCCGGCCGGCAGCGACAGGGGCGATCAGAAGCGGGTGATGACCCCGGCCGATGCGCTTTCCGCCGGATCGAGCCACCTCGTCGTCGCCCGCCCCATCGTCAAGGCCGCCGATCCCAGGGCTGCAGCGCTTGCCATTCTCGATGAAATGACAGGCGCGCTCTGACTATTCGGCGTTGCCTGTGATCACATTGCTCGGATCGGAGTTGCGAATGAGGGATGCCCCGCCACGGATCAGGCGGTTGCCCGTCACCGTGTTGAACTGCGCGAAATCGAGGGAACTGAGACTGCTGCCAAAGGGATAGGCGGGATTTCGGAAACAGTAGCGCTGGGCGCCATTGCGTGAGTTGAGCCAGACGGCGGGCTTGGCCAGGAAAGCCATCCGATAGGTGAACGTGTTGCCGGAAATCGTGTTGTGCTGAGGCTTCTGGTGCCGGATCGTCCCGCCCTCGCCGCAGTTGCGATAAAGAAAAACGCCGCCGCCGGCCGGATTATCGAAGATGTTTGCGGTAATCACATTGTCAGCGGAGCCGTCGATGGCGATCTGTTCACGTCCGCTCTCGACAGCAAACCGGTTCCCGCTGATCGTGTTTCGCGCCGATTCGGCATCGAGATAGAGGGCTGGTCCATTGCTCTCGCCGGCCAATACGGATTTTTCCAACCGTGTCCCGGTCACCCCGGGACCGACATAGAGCGGAACCCTGCCATCCGCGACAATCGTCAAGCCGGACAGCGCGATACGGGAGGGGGCCGCGGCCTGGGCATGGGCCGTATGATCGGCGTTCAGCGACGACAGGCGCACCTCTTTTGCCTGGCCGTTGGTGCCCAGTCCCTGCAGGCGCAACGCGCCGTTGATGGTGCAGTTGCGCACTGTGACGCCCGAGGGTGCGCTCCAGTCGGCCCCCTTGCCTTTCGTGGAGCGGATGAGCACCGTCGGCTTGCCGAAGTTGATTGTCCCGCGCGATCCGTCAAGCGTCGCGCCCCTGCAATCGAGTGTCACGCCAGACGCCGCTGCGCCGGAGAAGATGAGGCGCTTGGTGATGATGTCTGTGGGCTTGAGCGTCAGGTCGCAACGGACCTCGACCTGTGCGTCCTGTTTCGTTGCCGGTGCCGCTACGGCGGCGTAGACGTCGGGTGCGCATTGCATGGGCTTTGCGAGGGCGGGATGCGTGTTTCCCAGCCAGAGATACAAGCCGGACATGACTCCCAGCATGGCCACGGTTCTACCGAATGAAATCATGTCTGACATCCCGGGGTCCGGCCTTCGAAGGTGCCGTTCTGCAAAGAGAGCGGCCCGCCTTGACCGGTCAAGTGAATTGGCGGAAGAAACTGAAGCAATAGTGACGGGTTGCGGTGAAAATGGGGAGACGGTCATGGCAAAAGGGTACTGGATTGCACGCGTCGACGTCCGCGATGCCGAGCGCTACAAGGACTACGTCGCGGCCGCAAAACCGGCTTTTGAAAAATACGGCGCCAATTTTCTTGCTCGCGGCGGTGCTTTCCAGCGCCTGGAGGGGGATGTCCGATCCCGCAACGTGGTGATCGAGTTCCCATCGCTGCAGGCGGCGATCGATTGCTACAATTCGCCCGAATACCAGATCGCGGCGGCAATCCGGCAGGAGGTGGCGAGTGCCGAAATGGTGGTCGTCGAAGGCGTCTGAGCGGTGTCTCGTACCGCGGCGGAAAACGGCAGAAAAGCCTTGGCGATAAGCCTTCCCGTCGCCCGATGATTGGGCTATGTAGCACACACAGACCACGCTGAAGATCAGGAGTGCCGCCGTCATGACCTTGTCCAATCTCCCCCCGCTCGTTACCGTTTTCGGCGGGTCCGGATTTGTCGGCCGTCATGTCGTGCGCGCGCTTGCAAAACGCGGTTTCCGCATCCGCGTTGCGGTCCGCCGTCCGGATCTGGCAGGCTTTCTGCAGCCACTCGGCAATGTCGGCCAGATTTCATTGGTTCAGGCCAACCTGCGTTACCGTCAATCGGTCGATGCGGCGGTTCACGGCGCCGATCATGTCGTCAATTGTGTCGGCATCCTGTTCGAAAGCGGCCGCAACACCTTCGATTCGGTTCAGGATTTTGGTGCCCGCGCCGTGGCCGAGGCCACGCGTGGTGTCGGTGCGACCTTGACCCATATTTCCGCCATCGGCGCCGATGCCAATAGCGAATCGCTTTATGCGAAGTCGAAAGGCCGGGCGGAAAAGGCGATCCTGGAGACCGTTCCCGAAGCGGTCATCCTGCGCCCGTCGATCATCTTCGGACCCGAGGACGGCTTCTTCAACAAATTTGCCGAAATGGCCCGCTTCTCGCCGGTCCTGCCGCTGGTCGGCGGCGGCAAGACGGCATTCCAGCCGGTCTATGTCGCGGATGTCGCCGAAGCGGTTGCCAGGGCCATCGAGGGCAAGGTTGCCAAGGGCAAGACCTATGAACTCGGCGGGCCGGAAGTCCTGACTTTCAAGAACTGTCTCGAGATCATGCTGAAGATCATCGATCGCAAGCGCACGCTGCTGCCGATTCCGTTCGGCATTGCGTCGCTGATGGGTTCCGTTGCCTCGCTGGTGCCCTTCGTGGCACCGCCGATCACGCCCGACCAGGTCATTCTGCTGAAGCGCGACAACGTTGTTTCCGATAGTGCGCAGGCCGAAGGCCGCACGCTGCAGGCTTTCGGCATTGAGGCGACCTCGG
This genomic window contains:
- a CDS encoding complex I NDUFA9 subunit family protein, coding for MTLSNLPPLVTVFGGSGFVGRHVVRALAKRGFRIRVAVRRPDLAGFLQPLGNVGQISLVQANLRYRQSVDAAVHGADHVVNCVGILFESGRNTFDSVQDFGARAVAEATRGVGATLTHISAIGADANSESLYAKSKGRAEKAILETVPEAVILRPSIIFGPEDGFFNKFAEMARFSPVLPLVGGGKTAFQPVYVADVAEAVARAIEGKVAKGKTYELGGPEVLTFKNCLEIMLKIIDRKRTLLPIPFGIASLMGSVASLVPFVAPPITPDQVILLKRDNVVSDSAQAEGRTLQAFGIEATSVEAILPSYMVRYRPQGQYTRSGGAA
- a CDS encoding DUF1330 domain-containing protein, whose amino-acid sequence is MAKGYWIARVDVRDAERYKDYVAAAKPAFEKYGANFLARGGAFQRLEGDVRSRNVVIEFPSLQAAIDCYNSPEYQIAAAIRQEVASAEMVVVEGV
- a CDS encoding right-handed parallel beta-helix repeat-containing protein, with protein sequence MISFGRTVAMLGVMSGLYLWLGNTHPALAKPMQCAPDVYAAVAAPATKQDAQVEVRCDLTLKPTDIITKRLIFSGAAASGVTLDCRGATLDGSRGTINFGKPTVLIRSTKGKGADWSAPSGVTVRNCTINGALRLQGLGTNGQAKEVRLSSLNADHTAHAQAAAPSRIALSGLTIVADGRVPLYVGPGVTGTRLEKSVLAGESNGPALYLDAESARNTISGNRFAVESGREQIAIDGSADNVITANIFDNPAGGGVFLYRNCGEGGTIRHQKPQHNTISGNTFTYRMAFLAKPAVWLNSRNGAQRYCFRNPAYPFGSSLSSLDFAQFNTVTGNRLIRGGASLIRNSDPSNVITGNAE
- the pyrF gene encoding orotidine-5'-phosphate decarboxylase, whose translation is MTARDRLIVGLDIPTIGEAETIVKTLGDDVLFYKIGYQLAFAGGLEFARHLASDGKKVFLDMKLLDIDNTVAKGVENIVKMGMSMLTLHAYPKAMKAAVEAARGSDLCLLGVTVLTSMDAQDVIDAGYQLDSQALVLRRAEQARAAGMGGIVCSAEEASAVRKIVGPDMAIVTPGIRPAGSDRGDQKRVMTPADALSAGSSHLVVARPIVKAADPRAAALAILDEMTGAL